A DNA window from Danio aesculapii chromosome 14, fDanAes4.1, whole genome shotgun sequence contains the following coding sequences:
- the shtn3 gene encoding shootin-1 isoform X2, which produces MDTTPLSTGCVSEMEAGGDAEEGEAREGSTECQRLTAERDEAERQLKHIKRVSQMVIEEVNVLQTQLEIEKSCRENAEALATKLNCENRKLKYLSLSSRPCLDELLPSISDCISLEEEVEQQDHSSDSFSQYKQQVKDLQETVSSLLEEKKQLACQLQEQQRRIVELTALREKEQAEMKELYKTIEQQSKTIKRFNRVSMVATTEYENMKEQLDLEQSLRQKAETYAHEMMVKQKEANRQSMILLQQADPSIQLLKALEDVANVTKTLEEERIQHQEKVKALETELEQCALRKQLVQLQRQLEISDEEKKETEGRLQEEEKKNTILEEKVKDLQEARASSDSASGPSPGTAPPPAPPPQPPPPPPPPPPPPPPPPPSRCNPLSSLIAIMRKSSKGGKGTPKLEQAPVNEAVDDVKVKAVNEMMERIKHGVVLRPVKSQDTKRFGTKQPSPVTAAAAAAVEEKHQESAMEELKGILETVKKSPSRGFQEVAHVKKDSELEVILRRRRKQACDPGAEDNRQLSKVSSSNSLNGRHSSDSGKDTEGPSSSSLSGSERGSRTSSDSGREPAVVQQSSDSGMESKGAVQTDRDCRSLTEKEPTEPITNGCCLGEAQDGDPEKWTGPNGIGHTDAQGDLQTTISSSAQSPNAANSSTDAEC; this is translated from the exons ATGGATACGACGCCGCTGTCTACCGGCTGTG TGAGTGAGATGGAGGCCGGTGGAGACGCTGAAGAGGGAGAGGCTCGGGAGGGGAGCACGGAG TGCCAGAGACTCACTGCAGAGAGAGATGAGGCTGAAAGGCAACTCAAGCACATTAAAAGAG TTTCCCAAATGGTGATTGAAGAGGTGAACGTACTACAGACCCAGCTTGAGATTGAGAAATCCTGCAGGGAAAATGCAGAGGCTCTGGCTACGAAG CTGAACtgtgagaacaggaaactgaagtaTTTGAGCCTGTCATCAAGGCCGTGTCTGGACGAGCTGCTGCCTAGCATTTCTGACTGCATCTCGCTAGAAGAAGAGGTTGAACAACAAGACCACAGCTCTGATTCATTTTCCCAATATAAGCAGCAGGTCAAAG ATCTTCAAGAAACCGTGAGTTCTTTGCTGGAGGAGAAGAAGCAGTTGGCTTGTCAGCTGCAAGAACAGCAGAGACGAATAGTGGAGCTGACCGCACTT AGGGAAAAGGAGCAGGCCGAGATGAAGGAGCTTTATAAAACCATTGAGCAGCAAAGCAAGACCATTAAGAGGTTCAACAGGG TATCTATGGTGGCCACTACTGAGTATGAAAACATGAAGGAGCAGCTGGATTTGGAGCAGAGCCTCAGGCAGAAAGCGGAGACCTATGCACACGAG ATGATGGTGAAGCAAAAAGAAGCAAACAGACAGAGCATGATTTTGCTGCAACAGGCAGATCCCAGCATTCAACTGCTCAAAGCTTTAGAGGATGTGGCCAATGTGACCAAAACATTAGAGGAAGAGAGAATACAGCACCAGGAGAAG GTAAAGGCTCTAGAGACCGAACTGGAACAGTGTGCTTTACGTAAGCAGCTGGTTCAACTGCAGAGACAACTGGAAATATCAGACGAAGAGAAGAAAGAGACAGAGGGACGACTGCAAGAGGAAGAGAAGAAAAACACTATTTTGGAAGAGAAAG TTAAAGATCTGCAGGAGGCAAGGGCAAGCTCTGACTCAGCATCAGGTCCCTCCCCCGGGACTGCTCCACCCCCGGCCCCACCTCCTCAACCTCCTCCACCTCCCCCACCCCCTCCTCCTCCGCCTCCCCCACCTCCTCCATCCCGCTGCAACCCCCTCAG CTCTCTCATTGCGATTATGAGGAAGTCTTCCAAGGGAGGTAAAGGAACTCCGAAACTAGAGCAGGCCCCAG TGAATGAAGCTGTGGATGATGTCAAAGTGAAAGCTGTTAATGAAATGATGGAGAGAATTAAACATGGGGTTGTTCTCAGGCCTGTGAAGAGTCAGGACACTAAG AGATTTGGCACAAAG CAACCAAGCCCTGTGACCGCGGCCGCAGCAGCAGCAGTGGAAGAAAAGCACCAGGAGAGTGCAATGGAGGAGCTGAAAGGCATTCTG GAGACAGTGAAGAAGAGTCCTAGTCGTGGCTTCCAGGAAGTAGCTCATGTTAAAAAGGACAGTGAACTGGAAGTAATTCTGAGGAGGAGACGCAAACAGGCCTGTGATCCTGGCGCAGAAG ATAATAGGCAGCTGAGTAAAGTCTCCTCCTCGAACAGTCTAAACGGCCGACACAGTTCTGACTCTGGCAAAGACACAGAGGGGCCGAGCAGCAGCTCTCTGTCTGGCAGTGAACGAGGATCAAGAACCAGCTCAGACTCGGGTCGAGAGCCAGCTGTGGTCCAACAGAGCTCAGATTCTGGCATGGAGTCCAAAGGAGCCGTTCAGACAGACAGGGACTGCAGATCCCTCACTGAGAAAGAGCCCACTGAGCCGATCACCAACGGGTGCTGTTTGGG TGAAGCACAAGATGGTGATCCTGAGAAGTGGACGGGGCCTAATGGTATTGGCCATACAGATGCACAGGGAGACCTGCAAACCACCATCAGCTCGTCTGCACAAAGCCCCAATGCAGCAAACAGTAGCACAGACGCCGAGTGTTAA
- the shtn3 gene encoding shootin-1 isoform X1 — MDTTPLSTGCVSEMEAGGDAEEGEAREGSTEVRDDCQRLTAERDEAERQLKHIKRVSQMVIEEVNVLQTQLEIEKSCRENAEALATKLNCENRKLKYLSLSSRPCLDELLPSISDCISLEEEVEQQDHSSDSFSQYKQQVKDLQETVSSLLEEKKQLACQLQEQQRRIVELTALREKEQAEMKELYKTIEQQSKTIKRFNRVSMVATTEYENMKEQLDLEQSLRQKAETYAHEMMVKQKEANRQSMILLQQADPSIQLLKALEDVANVTKTLEEERIQHQEKVKALETELEQCALRKQLVQLQRQLEISDEEKKETEGRLQEEEKKNTILEEKVKDLQEARASSDSASGPSPGTAPPPAPPPQPPPPPPPPPPPPPPPPPSRCNPLSSLIAIMRKSSKGGKGTPKLEQAPVNEAVDDVKVKAVNEMMERIKHGVVLRPVKSQDTKRFGTKQPSPVTAAAAAAVEEKHQESAMEELKGILETVKKSPSRGFQEVAHVKKDSELEVILRRRRKQACDPGAEDNRQLSKVSSSNSLNGRHSSDSGKDTEGPSSSSLSGSERGSRTSSDSGREPAVVQQSSDSGMESKGAVQTDRDCRSLTEKEPTEPITNGCCLGEAQDGDPEKWTGPNGIGHTDAQGDLQTTISSSAQSPNAANSSTDAEC; from the exons ATGGATACGACGCCGCTGTCTACCGGCTGTG TGAGTGAGATGGAGGCCGGTGGAGACGCTGAAGAGGGAGAGGCTCGGGAGGGGAGCACGGAGGTGAGAGATGat TGCCAGAGACTCACTGCAGAGAGAGATGAGGCTGAAAGGCAACTCAAGCACATTAAAAGAG TTTCCCAAATGGTGATTGAAGAGGTGAACGTACTACAGACCCAGCTTGAGATTGAGAAATCCTGCAGGGAAAATGCAGAGGCTCTGGCTACGAAG CTGAACtgtgagaacaggaaactgaagtaTTTGAGCCTGTCATCAAGGCCGTGTCTGGACGAGCTGCTGCCTAGCATTTCTGACTGCATCTCGCTAGAAGAAGAGGTTGAACAACAAGACCACAGCTCTGATTCATTTTCCCAATATAAGCAGCAGGTCAAAG ATCTTCAAGAAACCGTGAGTTCTTTGCTGGAGGAGAAGAAGCAGTTGGCTTGTCAGCTGCAAGAACAGCAGAGACGAATAGTGGAGCTGACCGCACTT AGGGAAAAGGAGCAGGCCGAGATGAAGGAGCTTTATAAAACCATTGAGCAGCAAAGCAAGACCATTAAGAGGTTCAACAGGG TATCTATGGTGGCCACTACTGAGTATGAAAACATGAAGGAGCAGCTGGATTTGGAGCAGAGCCTCAGGCAGAAAGCGGAGACCTATGCACACGAG ATGATGGTGAAGCAAAAAGAAGCAAACAGACAGAGCATGATTTTGCTGCAACAGGCAGATCCCAGCATTCAACTGCTCAAAGCTTTAGAGGATGTGGCCAATGTGACCAAAACATTAGAGGAAGAGAGAATACAGCACCAGGAGAAG GTAAAGGCTCTAGAGACCGAACTGGAACAGTGTGCTTTACGTAAGCAGCTGGTTCAACTGCAGAGACAACTGGAAATATCAGACGAAGAGAAGAAAGAGACAGAGGGACGACTGCAAGAGGAAGAGAAGAAAAACACTATTTTGGAAGAGAAAG TTAAAGATCTGCAGGAGGCAAGGGCAAGCTCTGACTCAGCATCAGGTCCCTCCCCCGGGACTGCTCCACCCCCGGCCCCACCTCCTCAACCTCCTCCACCTCCCCCACCCCCTCCTCCTCCGCCTCCCCCACCTCCTCCATCCCGCTGCAACCCCCTCAG CTCTCTCATTGCGATTATGAGGAAGTCTTCCAAGGGAGGTAAAGGAACTCCGAAACTAGAGCAGGCCCCAG TGAATGAAGCTGTGGATGATGTCAAAGTGAAAGCTGTTAATGAAATGATGGAGAGAATTAAACATGGGGTTGTTCTCAGGCCTGTGAAGAGTCAGGACACTAAG AGATTTGGCACAAAG CAACCAAGCCCTGTGACCGCGGCCGCAGCAGCAGCAGTGGAAGAAAAGCACCAGGAGAGTGCAATGGAGGAGCTGAAAGGCATTCTG GAGACAGTGAAGAAGAGTCCTAGTCGTGGCTTCCAGGAAGTAGCTCATGTTAAAAAGGACAGTGAACTGGAAGTAATTCTGAGGAGGAGACGCAAACAGGCCTGTGATCCTGGCGCAGAAG ATAATAGGCAGCTGAGTAAAGTCTCCTCCTCGAACAGTCTAAACGGCCGACACAGTTCTGACTCTGGCAAAGACACAGAGGGGCCGAGCAGCAGCTCTCTGTCTGGCAGTGAACGAGGATCAAGAACCAGCTCAGACTCGGGTCGAGAGCCAGCTGTGGTCCAACAGAGCTCAGATTCTGGCATGGAGTCCAAAGGAGCCGTTCAGACAGACAGGGACTGCAGATCCCTCACTGAGAAAGAGCCCACTGAGCCGATCACCAACGGGTGCTGTTTGGG TGAAGCACAAGATGGTGATCCTGAGAAGTGGACGGGGCCTAATGGTATTGGCCATACAGATGCACAGGGAGACCTGCAAACCACCATCAGCTCGTCTGCACAAAGCCCCAATGCAGCAAACAGTAGCACAGACGCCGAGTGTTAA